Proteins from a single region of Microbacterium sp. zg-Y818:
- a CDS encoding transglutaminase domain-containing protein: protein MSAPAAARRPFTRRTAIDLAAVAALISVSIIGFRPAFEGSFFLLTGFAALVIGLGIAVLAAWLRWGALTVAAVTVAAYFVLGAPLAVPTTTIGGVIPSLESIIALAGGVVFSWKQFVTAVAPFEASDAFLVVPFLSVLLTSVLAGSAALRARAYGWALLPAGLLLVLAIAFGTTQPAVPIVQGAVFGLVAVGWTAYRRSLSAQQYAVASGSTSTLRPGRRVLAGAGVLVLAIGLGAGVSAAAAPSGPRYVVRDAIQPPIDLRDYVSPLQSFRSVVRDKADETLFTVEGLPEGGRVRLATLDAYDGVVYNVASEGAGSSASFQRLGDRIPATVEGDEATVTIEIGSLRGVWLPDVGYLTGIRYDGERADDLRRSTFYNRATGVGVVTAGLREGDRYTLDVVVPPTPSRGQLEEAAVAPLALPPQRNVPEGAASMASTMVGGASTPFEQADAIATTLSTKGFFSHGLEGEAISRAGHGSERIQAVLAAPERMVGDDEQYAVTMALLAGQLGLPARVVMGFYPEEHDAGAPFAATGEDLHAWVEIAFDEYGWVVFDPTPPEDQVPTDQQTVPQTQLQPQTLQPPPPAQDPVNLPPDIPEDEGNEDDDDADGFSWLTILGYIAAGVGVLLALAAPFVAVLLLKLRRRRRRRETGAPSERAGGAWAEVIDTAHDMGARPPSGGTRREEARVLSRTLAVPDSVVVVAGRADAGVFAPGEPTEEDVEALWREVDEVIGGLHGSVGFWRRLRSRLSLRSLLSPAGKGARTTRGRSAPAATEDQS, encoded by the coding sequence GTGAGCGCTCCGGCTGCGGCCCGTCGGCCGTTCACGCGCCGCACGGCGATCGACCTCGCTGCCGTCGCCGCCCTGATCTCGGTGTCGATCATCGGCTTCCGGCCCGCCTTCGAGGGCTCGTTCTTCCTCCTCACCGGGTTCGCCGCCCTCGTGATCGGACTGGGGATCGCCGTTCTCGCGGCGTGGCTGCGCTGGGGCGCGCTGACGGTCGCGGCCGTGACGGTCGCCGCATACTTCGTCCTCGGCGCGCCCCTCGCGGTGCCGACGACCACGATCGGCGGGGTCATCCCGTCGCTCGAGAGCATCATCGCCCTCGCCGGCGGCGTCGTGTTCTCGTGGAAGCAGTTCGTCACGGCGGTCGCGCCGTTCGAGGCATCCGACGCGTTCCTCGTCGTGCCGTTCCTCTCGGTGCTGCTGACGTCGGTGCTGGCCGGCTCCGCCGCGCTGAGGGCGCGGGCGTACGGGTGGGCGCTGCTGCCGGCGGGGCTGCTGCTCGTGCTGGCCATCGCCTTCGGCACCACCCAGCCGGCGGTGCCGATCGTGCAGGGCGCGGTGTTCGGCCTGGTCGCGGTGGGGTGGACGGCCTACCGCCGCTCGCTGTCGGCGCAGCAGTACGCCGTGGCATCCGGCTCGACCTCGACGCTCCGCCCGGGGCGACGGGTGCTCGCCGGTGCGGGGGTGCTCGTGCTCGCCATCGGCCTCGGCGCCGGTGTCAGCGCGGCGGCGGCGCCGTCGGGGCCGCGCTACGTCGTGCGGGATGCGATCCAGCCGCCCATCGACCTGCGCGACTACGTCAGCCCGCTGCAGTCCTTCCGCTCGGTCGTGCGCGACAAGGCCGACGAGACGCTCTTCACCGTCGAAGGGCTCCCCGAGGGCGGTCGCGTGCGCCTGGCGACCCTCGACGCGTACGACGGCGTCGTCTACAACGTCGCGAGCGAGGGGGCGGGATCGTCGGCGAGCTTCCAGCGCCTGGGGGACCGCATCCCCGCCACGGTCGAGGGCGACGAGGCCACCGTCACCATCGAGATCGGGTCGCTGCGCGGCGTCTGGCTTCCCGACGTGGGCTACCTCACCGGCATCCGCTACGACGGCGAGCGGGCCGACGACCTGCGCCGTTCCACGTTCTACAACCGCGCCACCGGCGTCGGGGTGGTGACGGCGGGTCTGCGGGAGGGTGACCGGTACACCCTCGACGTCGTCGTTCCCCCGACGCCCAGCCGCGGGCAGCTGGAGGAGGCGGCTGTGGCGCCCCTGGCGCTGCCTCCGCAGCGGAACGTGCCCGAGGGTGCCGCCTCGATGGCCTCGACGATGGTGGGGGGAGCGAGCACGCCCTTCGAGCAGGCTGACGCCATAGCGACGACCCTTTCGACGAAGGGCTTCTTCAGCCACGGCCTCGAGGGCGAGGCGATCTCGCGCGCCGGCCACGGCTCGGAGCGCATCCAGGCGGTGCTGGCGGCCCCGGAGCGCATGGTCGGCGACGACGAGCAGTACGCCGTCACGATGGCGCTGCTGGCCGGCCAGCTGGGTCTTCCCGCCCGGGTGGTCATGGGGTTCTACCCCGAAGAGCACGACGCCGGAGCTCCCTTCGCCGCGACGGGCGAGGATCTGCACGCGTGGGTCGAGATCGCGTTCGACGAGTACGGGTGGGTCGTGTTCGACCCGACCCCGCCCGAGGACCAGGTGCCCACCGACCAGCAGACGGTGCCGCAGACACAGCTGCAGCCGCAGACCCTGCAGCCGCCGCCCCCCGCGCAGGACCCGGTGAATCTGCCTCCGGACATCCCCGAAGACGAGGGCAACGAGGACGACGACGACGCCGACGGCTTCTCGTGGCTGACGATCCTCGGCTACATCGCCGCGGGCGTGGGTGTTCTGCTGGCACTGGCGGCGCCCTTCGTGGCTGTGCTGCTGCTCAAGCTGCGACGCCGGAGGCGCCGTCGCGAGACGGGTGCGCCGTCGGAGCGGGCGGGCGGAGCGTGGGCCGAGGTCATCGACACCGCCCACGACATGGGTGCACGGCCCCCCTCGGGCGGCACCCGCAGGGAAGAGGCGCGCGTGCTCTCCCGGACACTCGCCGTACCCGACTCCGTCGTCGTCGTCGCCGGGCGCGCAGATGCCGGAGTGTTCGCCCCGGGCGAGCCGACCGAGGAAGACGTCGAGGCGCTGTGGCGCGAGGTCGACGAGGTCATCGGGGGGCTGCACGGCTCGGTCGGGTTCTGGCGTCGACTACGATCGCGGCTGAGCCTGCGCTCGCTGCTCTCGCCCGCCGGCAAGGGTGCGCGCACCACGCGCGGCCGTTCCGCGCCCGCCGCCACGGAGGACCAGTCATGA
- a CDS encoding FHA domain-containing protein, whose protein sequence is MTELRREPTRYTAGEAYAVAASSGVALVAAEAHTAVVEAVWHALAAGGDLGAVLDAATGATGRFADVPPFALVVLAQPPRVLVRGDVEAHVSGADGATRVLSGAGVATWSEHVITDAREITLRAGAPAGVALPLVDGIVRAGGVTVAFPAAEGAVAAVAAEPQAVLQPAPAAAAAAPVPTGALVEDVPAWVSGDVPALPSAPEEHAEEHAEEPAESDAPAEVPAGGDALETVQSDSGRFAHLWGETVMASVAAAAVIDAQGDAEGAVPTPAASAAVITDADAPLVRGGDHDGATVSLAAARAMRSQRLGDVPPVPRPPSAGLLELSTGRTVQVERPVVVGRRPRAARVGADAPQLITVDSPRQDISRSHIEVRREGETAVVVDLDTTNGTVLHREGASPVRLHPGEPTMLVDGDVLDLGDEVTVTYREQ, encoded by the coding sequence ATGACCGAACTTCGCCGAGAGCCGACGCGCTACACCGCCGGCGAGGCCTATGCCGTCGCCGCGTCGTCGGGGGTGGCGCTGGTGGCCGCAGAGGCGCACACCGCGGTCGTCGAAGCGGTCTGGCATGCGTTGGCCGCCGGTGGTGACCTCGGCGCCGTGCTGGATGCCGCGACCGGCGCGACCGGACGCTTCGCAGACGTGCCCCCCTTCGCACTGGTCGTCCTCGCGCAGCCCCCGCGGGTGCTCGTGCGTGGCGACGTCGAGGCTCACGTGTCAGGCGCCGACGGCGCGACCCGCGTGCTCAGCGGTGCCGGCGTCGCGACGTGGAGCGAGCACGTGATCACCGACGCCCGCGAGATAACGCTGCGGGCCGGGGCCCCGGCGGGCGTCGCCCTGCCGCTCGTCGACGGCATCGTGCGCGCCGGCGGCGTGACCGTGGCGTTCCCGGCGGCGGAGGGCGCGGTGGCGGCCGTCGCCGCCGAGCCGCAGGCAGTGCTGCAGCCCGCCCCCGCGGCGGCCGCCGCCGCACCGGTGCCCACCGGCGCGCTCGTCGAGGACGTGCCGGCCTGGGTGAGCGGCGACGTGCCGGCGTTGCCCTCCGCGCCCGAGGAACACGCCGAGGAACACGCCGAGGAGCCTGCCGAGTCCGACGCGCCCGCCGAAGTGCCTGCGGGCGGTGATGCGCTCGAGACCGTGCAGTCCGACAGCGGCCGGTTCGCGCACCTGTGGGGTGAGACGGTCATGGCGTCGGTGGCGGCCGCGGCGGTGATCGACGCCCAGGGCGACGCCGAAGGCGCCGTGCCGACCCCCGCCGCCAGCGCGGCGGTGATCACCGACGCCGATGCGCCGCTCGTACGCGGCGGCGACCACGACGGCGCGACGGTCTCGCTCGCGGCCGCCCGGGCTATGCGCTCCCAGCGGCTGGGGGACGTGCCGCCCGTTCCCCGTCCGCCCTCGGCGGGGCTGCTCGAACTGTCGACCGGGCGCACCGTGCAGGTCGAGCGACCCGTTGTGGTGGGGCGGCGTCCGCGCGCGGCCCGCGTCGGCGCCGATGCGCCGCAGCTCATCACGGTGGACAGCCCCCGACAAGACATCTCCCGCAGTCACATCGAAGTGCGCCGCGAGGGCGAGACGGCGGTGGTGGTCGATCTCGACACCACCAACGGCACGGTGCTGCACCGCGAAGGCGCGAGCCCCGTGCGGCTGCACCCGGGCGAGCCGACGATGCTGGTCGACGGCGACGTGCTCGACCTCGGCGACGAGGTGACCGTGACCTACCGGGAGCAGTGA
- a CDS encoding serine/threonine-protein kinase, translating into MGASRPPASPPDIPGFTYRELLGSGGFADVFLYDQALPQRRVAVKVLLADRLSQTSLDDFAAEANIMAQLSTHPAIVTIYQAGVSDDGRPYLVMEYCSRPNLQVRYRREPFSIAEALRVGVQVAAAVETAHRAGILHRDIKPANILVTDYNRPALTDFGIATAGDSDEEIAGMSIPWSPPEAFAEAGAPGVAGDVYALAATVYTLLAGRSPYELPGQRNGSADLVQRVLTQPLPPLGRADAPPSLQRALERAMAPSPSDRYASALEFARALQRVQLELSMAATPIDVIDESAAHDAPEDDEDGGLTRIRGIVNIDPSLPPPIVRAPGSTAPSAGTTSPPASTTVGATMMRPQPVQMPTWESAIPETTVRRSAPLAPPNAAAPAPAFAGPDATARSRATEESPAEDASAPPPRPQRRTGALVGAIVAAVVVLGGGGVALAAGAGLLSPAPEPSSAPDEEEGPLDILPTGGVPAVVDLVGTVVGNEVTFSWRNPAEEEGDSYLWGVQRLGESTRLESTAEATVTVPAEPGGLTCIEVTVVRADRQSSPTAEACAP; encoded by the coding sequence ATGGGCGCGTCTCGGCCACCGGCCTCTCCCCCCGACATACCGGGCTTCACCTATCGGGAGCTGCTCGGCTCGGGGGGCTTCGCCGATGTCTTCCTGTACGACCAGGCGCTTCCGCAGCGACGCGTCGCGGTGAAGGTGCTGCTCGCCGATCGACTCAGCCAGACGTCGCTGGATGACTTCGCCGCCGAGGCGAACATCATGGCGCAGCTGTCGACGCACCCGGCGATCGTCACGATCTACCAGGCCGGTGTGTCCGACGACGGCCGGCCGTACCTCGTCATGGAGTACTGCTCGCGCCCGAACCTGCAGGTGCGCTACCGCCGCGAGCCGTTCTCGATCGCCGAGGCGCTGCGGGTCGGGGTGCAGGTCGCGGCGGCCGTCGAGACCGCGCACCGCGCCGGCATCCTCCATCGCGACATCAAACCGGCCAACATCCTCGTCACCGACTACAACCGGCCGGCGCTCACCGATTTCGGCATCGCGACCGCCGGGGACAGTGACGAGGAGATCGCCGGCATGTCGATCCCGTGGTCGCCGCCCGAGGCGTTCGCCGAAGCGGGGGCGCCCGGAGTCGCCGGTGACGTGTACGCGCTCGCCGCGACCGTGTACACGCTGCTCGCAGGGCGCTCGCCCTACGAGCTGCCCGGGCAGCGCAACGGCAGCGCAGATCTGGTGCAGCGCGTGCTCACCCAGCCGCTGCCGCCGCTCGGCCGCGCCGATGCCCCGCCGTCGCTGCAGCGGGCGCTGGAGCGGGCGATGGCTCCCTCTCCGTCTGACCGCTACGCCAGCGCGCTGGAATTCGCCCGTGCGCTGCAGCGCGTGCAGCTCGAGCTGAGCATGGCGGCAACGCCCATCGACGTCATCGACGAGAGCGCCGCCCACGACGCCCCCGAGGACGACGAGGACGGCGGCCTCACCCGCATCCGGGGCATCGTGAACATCGACCCCTCGCTGCCGCCGCCCATCGTGCGTGCGCCCGGCTCGACCGCCCCCAGCGCGGGCACGACATCACCCCCCGCATCGACGACCGTCGGCGCCACGATGATGCGGCCGCAGCCGGTGCAGATGCCCACGTGGGAGAGCGCGATCCCCGAGACGACCGTGCGTCGCTCGGCGCCCCTGGCCCCGCCGAACGCAGCGGCCCCCGCGCCGGCGTTCGCCGGTCCGGACGCAACCGCACGGTCCCGCGCGACGGAGGAGAGCCCCGCCGAAGACGCGTCGGCCCCGCCGCCGCGTCCGCAGCGGCGCACCGGCGCCCTGGTCGGCGCCATCGTGGCCGCCGTCGTCGTACTCGGGGGCGGCGGCGTCGCACTCGCCGCAGGTGCCGGTCTTCTCTCGCCGGCGCCGGAGCCCTCGTCGGCGCCCGACGAGGAGGAGGGTCCGCTCGACATCCTGCCCACCGGCGGCGTGCCCGCCGTGGTGGACCTGGTGGGCACGGTCGTCGGCAACGAGGTCACCTTCTCGTGGCGCAATCCTGCCGAGGAGGAGGGCGACAGCTACCTCTGGGGCGTGCAGCGCCTGGGCGAGTCGACACGGCTGGAGTCCACCGCCGAGGCGACTGTCACTGTTCCCGCCGAGCCCGGCGGACTCACCTGCATCGAGGTCACGGTGGTGCGGGCCGACCGGCAGAGCTCGCCGACGGCGGAGGCCTGCGCGCCCTGA
- a CDS encoding recombinase family protein, with translation MTDVAPQHAAPEQTTTQRAPADYAESIALPVEPGRVPPAFRDLEQSRDWWLARPAGSRLVGLVVARDDMPSIVRQRDELSRFGVPIEGFRHPSPETMETWQERLTRLFGRLSRGDVVVVATVHALGRDVDEESRTIAELRRRGIIVKVLSHTTATGPVATTPLG, from the coding sequence ATGACCGATGTCGCCCCGCAGCACGCCGCGCCTGAGCAGACCACCACGCAGCGGGCTCCGGCGGACTACGCCGAGTCGATCGCGTTGCCGGTCGAGCCGGGGCGCGTGCCGCCGGCCTTCCGCGATCTCGAGCAGTCCCGGGACTGGTGGCTGGCCCGTCCCGCCGGCTCCCGGCTCGTGGGACTGGTGGTGGCACGCGACGACATGCCCAGCATCGTGCGCCAGCGTGACGAGCTCTCGCGCTTCGGCGTGCCCATCGAGGGCTTCCGCCATCCGTCTCCCGAGACCATGGAGACGTGGCAGGAGCGCCTGACCCGACTGTTCGGGCGGCTGTCGCGAGGAGATGTCGTCGTGGTGGCGACCGTGCACGCCCTCGGGCGCGACGTCGACGAAGAGTCGCGCACCATCGCGGAGCTTCGCCGCCGGGGGATCATCGTCAAGGTGCTCTCGCACACGACCGCGACGGGCCCCGTCGCCACGACGCCCCTCGGCTGA
- a CDS encoding cation:proton antiporter: MDTVIVLVIVGVVVIAVAAGLAPRINVAGPLLLVIAGLGVSLLPFVPAVEVDPEIILVGILPPLLYSAAVSLPAIEFRRDFGPISGLSVLLVIITTLTLAGFLLWAVPELGLLLSIALGAILSPTDAVATSIVKRLGLSRRVVTMLEGESLLNDATSLVLLRTAIAAAATGGAVAAGEFAGAFAWGVLVAIAAGALVGFLALRLRVWVGDSAANTAIGFMVPFAAYLPTEQFGGSGLVAAVVAGIVTGQGSARWFTAEQRLSDAVNWRTIELVLEGAVFLIMGLELKDLWLQNLAEQNGPQRAFLLAGTALAIILLVRTGYVALLVLLQGRRAEGKRARLGAVGARIDAYEDTYLDDPPPRPVDRRGRSVERHRVERRLTVWRRRVGRELADLDYYQASPLGWKHGGIIVWAGMRGVVTLAAAQTLPRETPARELLILTAFLVAIISLLVQGFTLPWFSRLLKLPPESDELSRDERDRIDAALRDAAQQQLESPGLARADGAPFPPELLSHVGARMSEAPDEDESAAVRDRLELRLVLLAAMRERLGTLARSGISSAALRHALAELDAEEVNLRLRLKGEGD, from the coding sequence ATGGACACGGTGATCGTGCTGGTGATCGTCGGCGTGGTCGTGATCGCGGTGGCGGCGGGCCTGGCCCCCCGTATCAACGTGGCGGGACCGCTGCTGCTGGTGATCGCCGGACTCGGCGTCAGCCTGCTGCCCTTCGTTCCGGCGGTGGAGGTCGACCCCGAGATCATCCTCGTCGGCATCCTGCCCCCGCTGCTGTACTCCGCGGCGGTGTCGCTGCCGGCGATCGAGTTCCGCCGGGACTTCGGCCCGATATCGGGCCTGTCGGTGCTGCTGGTGATCATCACGACGCTGACGCTCGCCGGGTTCCTCCTGTGGGCGGTCCCCGAACTCGGCCTGCTGCTGTCGATCGCCCTGGGCGCGATCCTGAGCCCGACGGATGCCGTAGCCACCTCGATCGTGAAGCGGCTGGGTCTGTCACGTCGCGTGGTGACGATGCTCGAGGGCGAGAGCCTGCTCAACGACGCGACCTCGCTGGTGCTGCTGCGCACCGCGATCGCCGCAGCCGCCACGGGAGGCGCGGTGGCCGCGGGCGAGTTCGCGGGCGCCTTCGCCTGGGGTGTGCTCGTGGCCATCGCCGCCGGGGCGCTGGTGGGCTTTCTCGCACTCCGCCTGCGGGTGTGGGTGGGGGACTCGGCAGCCAACACCGCGATCGGTTTCATGGTGCCCTTCGCGGCGTACCTGCCCACTGAGCAATTCGGCGGGTCCGGCCTGGTGGCAGCCGTGGTCGCCGGAATCGTGACCGGCCAGGGCTCCGCACGCTGGTTCACCGCCGAGCAGCGGCTGTCCGACGCCGTCAACTGGCGCACCATCGAGCTCGTGCTGGAGGGCGCGGTCTTCCTCATCATGGGGCTCGAGCTGAAGGACCTCTGGCTGCAGAACCTGGCCGAGCAGAACGGACCCCAGCGGGCCTTCCTGCTCGCGGGCACCGCGCTGGCCATCATCCTGCTCGTGCGCACCGGCTACGTCGCGCTCCTGGTGCTGCTGCAAGGCCGTCGCGCCGAGGGCAAACGCGCACGGCTCGGAGCGGTGGGCGCCCGCATCGACGCCTACGAGGACACGTACCTCGACGATCCGCCGCCCCGGCCCGTCGACCGGCGGGGACGCAGCGTCGAGCGCCACCGCGTCGAGCGTCGCCTCACGGTCTGGCGGCGGCGAGTGGGCCGCGAGCTGGCAGACCTCGACTATTACCAGGCCTCGCCGCTGGGGTGGAAGCACGGGGGCATCATCGTGTGGGCCGGCATGCGCGGCGTCGTGACGCTGGCTGCGGCGCAGACGCTGCCCCGCGAGACCCCCGCGCGCGAGCTGCTCATTCTGACCGCCTTCCTCGTCGCCATCATCAGCCTGCTCGTGCAGGGCTTCACCCTGCCCTGGTTCTCACGTCTGCTGAAGCTGCCGCCCGAGAGCGACGAGCTGTCGCGCGACGAGCGGGACCGCATCGACGCCGCCCTGCGCGATGCGGCCCAGCAGCAGCTCGAGAGCCCCGGCCTGGCGCGAGCCGACGGCGCACCGTTCCCTCCCGAGCTCCTCAGCCACGTGGGCGCGCGCATGTCGGAGGCACCGGATGAGGACGAGAGCGCTGCCGTGCGCGACCGGCTGGAACTGCGCCTCGTGCTGCTCGCCGCGATGCGGGAGCGCCTGGGCACGCTCGCCCGCAGCGGCATCAGCTCGGCGGCGCTGCGGCACGCGCTGGCCGAGCTCGACGCCGAGGAGGTGAATCTTCGCCTGCGGCTCAAGGGCGAAGGCGATTGA
- a CDS encoding excinuclease ABC subunit UvrA has product MAENDAADARIGPGAHDTIRVVGARENNLQGVTIDLPKRRLTVFTGVSGSGKSSLVFGTIAAESQRLINETYSTFVQGFMPTLPRPDVDLLEGLTTAILVDQERMGGNPRSTVGTATDAHAMLRILFSRLGTPHIGPPQAFSFNVPSVTGSGAMKVGEKKAVKREYTVTGGMCPRCEGTGEVSDIDLEQLFDRTKSLAEGALTVPGYTVDGWMVRAITESGFVDADKPIEHYTDQERQDFLYREPTKVKIQGINMTYEGLVPKITKGFLQKDRDSMQPHVRAFVDRAVRFTECPACGGTRLSEAARSSRIGGVSIADAAAMQITDLAAWLRTVDDPGVGPLVAGLRHTVDSFVEIGLGYLSLDRPSGTLSGGESQRTRMIRHLGSALTDVTYVFDEPTAGLHPHDIQRMNALLRRLCDKGNTVLVVEHKPEVIEIADHVVDLGPGAGRAGGQITYIGDVAGLRASDTITGRHLDHRARLKPAVRSPRGALPIRGAAQHNLQDVDVDIPLGLLTVVTGVAGSGKSSLIHGNLPDRDDVVVVDQSAIRGSRRSNPATYTGLLDVIRTAFAKANGVKPALFSANSEGACPVCKGLGVIITELGFMSTVETVCEVCEGRRFTDEVLEYRLNGKNIDEVLSMSVGEAAAFFASGPAHTTLARMVDVGLDYVTLGQRLNTLSGGERQRLKLAISMAKKGAVYVLDEPTTGLHLADVDNLLGLLDRLVDAGNSVIVIEHHQAVMAHADWIVDLGPGAGRDGGRVVFEGTPAALVEGADTLTAQHLRAYVA; this is encoded by the coding sequence ATGGCCGAGAACGACGCCGCCGATGCCCGGATCGGCCCCGGCGCCCACGACACCATCCGGGTCGTCGGCGCGCGGGAGAACAACCTGCAGGGGGTGACGATCGACCTTCCCAAGCGGCGCCTCACGGTCTTCACGGGCGTGAGTGGCTCGGGAAAGTCATCGCTGGTGTTCGGCACGATCGCCGCGGAGTCGCAGCGCCTCATCAACGAGACCTACAGCACCTTCGTGCAGGGGTTCATGCCGACCCTGCCGCGGCCCGACGTCGATCTGCTGGAAGGGCTGACGACCGCGATCCTCGTGGACCAGGAACGCATGGGCGGCAATCCGCGCTCGACCGTGGGCACTGCCACCGACGCGCACGCGATGCTGCGCATCCTCTTCAGCCGTCTCGGCACCCCGCACATCGGTCCGCCCCAGGCGTTCTCGTTCAACGTGCCGTCGGTCACCGGCTCGGGAGCCATGAAGGTGGGCGAGAAGAAGGCGGTGAAACGCGAGTACACCGTCACCGGCGGCATGTGCCCGCGCTGCGAGGGGACCGGCGAAGTCAGCGACATCGACCTGGAACAGCTGTTCGACCGCACGAAGTCGCTCGCCGAGGGCGCACTGACCGTGCCGGGGTACACCGTCGACGGCTGGATGGTGCGCGCCATCACCGAATCGGGGTTCGTCGACGCCGACAAGCCGATCGAGCACTACACCGACCAGGAGCGTCAGGACTTCCTCTACCGAGAGCCCACGAAGGTCAAGATCCAGGGGATCAACATGACCTACGAGGGCCTGGTGCCCAAGATCACCAAGGGCTTCCTGCAGAAGGACCGCGACTCGATGCAGCCTCATGTGCGCGCCTTCGTCGACCGCGCGGTGCGGTTCACCGAGTGCCCCGCCTGCGGTGGCACACGCCTGAGCGAGGCCGCGCGGTCGTCCAGGATCGGCGGGGTGAGCATCGCGGATGCCGCGGCCATGCAGATCACCGACCTCGCCGCGTGGCTGCGCACCGTCGATGACCCCGGGGTCGGCCCGCTCGTGGCAGGCCTGCGTCACACCGTCGACTCGTTCGTCGAGATCGGGCTCGGCTACCTCTCGCTCGACCGGCCATCGGGGACCCTCTCCGGCGGCGAGTCGCAGCGCACCCGGATGATCCGCCACCTGGGTTCCGCCCTCACCGACGTGACCTACGTGTTCGACGAGCCGACCGCGGGGCTGCACCCGCACGACATCCAGCGCATGAACGCCCTGCTGCGGCGCCTGTGCGACAAGGGCAACACCGTGCTCGTGGTCGAGCACAAGCCGGAAGTCATCGAGATCGCCGACCATGTCGTCGACCTCGGCCCCGGCGCCGGCCGCGCCGGCGGGCAGATCACCTATATCGGCGACGTCGCGGGACTGCGCGCGTCGGACACGATCACGGGGCGCCATCTCGACCACCGTGCGCGGCTGAAGCCCGCGGTGCGATCGCCGCGCGGCGCGCTGCCCATCCGCGGGGCTGCGCAGCACAACCTGCAGGACGTCGACGTCGACATCCCGCTGGGCCTCCTCACCGTCGTCACGGGTGTCGCGGGGTCAGGCAAGTCCTCGCTCATCCACGGCAATCTGCCCGACCGTGACGACGTCGTGGTCGTTGACCAGTCCGCTATCCGCGGGTCGCGGCGCAGCAACCCCGCCACCTACACCGGGCTGCTCGATGTCATCCGCACGGCGTTCGCCAAGGCGAACGGCGTGAAGCCCGCGCTCTTCAGCGCCAACTCCGAAGGTGCCTGCCCGGTGTGCAAGGGGCTCGGCGTGATCATCACCGAGCTGGGGTTCATGTCCACCGTCGAGACGGTGTGCGAAGTCTGCGAAGGACGACGGTTCACCGACGAGGTGCTGGAGTATCGCCTGAACGGCAAGAACATCGACGAGGTGCTGTCGATGTCGGTCGGCGAGGCGGCGGCATTCTTCGCCAGCGGGCCGGCGCACACGACGCTGGCGCGCATGGTCGACGTCGGGCTGGACTACGTCACGCTCGGGCAGCGACTGAACACGCTTTCGGGCGGCGAGCGGCAGCGGCTGAAGCTGGCGATCTCGATGGCCAAGAAGGGCGCCGTGTACGTGCTCGACGAGCCGACGACCGGACTTCACCTGGCAGACGTCGACAACCTGCTGGGGCTGCTCGACCGGCTGGTGGATGCCGGCAACTCCGTCATCGTCATCGAGCACCACCAGGCCGTCATGGCGCACGCCGACTGGATCGTCGACCTCGGCCCCGGCGCGGGGCGCGACGGCGGCCGGGTGGTGTTCGAGGGAACGCCGGCAGCCCTGGTCGAGGGTGCGGACACCCTCACCGCTCAGCACCTCCGCGCCTACGTCGCCTGA
- a CDS encoding malate dehydrogenase: MDATPDAAPAATHLPAPVTVTITGAGGQIGYALLFRIAAGDMLGPDQPIRLRLLEIPQGMRAAEGAALELQDCAFPLLRDVEVTDDAAVAFAGANRALLVGSRPRAAGMERSDLLAANAGIFAPQGAAIAANAAGDVCVLTVGNPANTNALIAAAAADGIPSERFSALTRLDHDRAVGQLSAALDVGPAALQGVTIWGNHSATQFPDVAHATVDGEPVLAALAEKLGGADAAAAWLDDVFIPRVARRGAEIIEVRGSSSVASAANAAIAHVRDEALGTGAGWTSAALVSRGEYGVPEGIVCSFPVTSDGSGYRVVEGLLLDERAQARLQASVAELVAEREAVRELTGA; this comes from the coding sequence ATGGATGCCACTCCCGACGCCGCGCCAGCCGCCACCCACCTCCCCGCCCCCGTGACGGTGACGATCACCGGAGCCGGCGGTCAGATCGGATACGCGCTGCTGTTCCGCATCGCCGCAGGCGACATGCTGGGCCCGGACCAGCCCATCCGACTGCGCCTGCTGGAGATCCCGCAGGGCATGCGGGCGGCGGAGGGTGCCGCGCTCGAACTGCAGGACTGCGCCTTCCCGCTGCTGCGCGATGTCGAAGTGACCGACGATGCCGCGGTGGCCTTCGCCGGCGCGAACCGCGCACTGCTGGTCGGTTCCCGCCCACGCGCCGCCGGCATGGAGCGCAGTGACCTGCTCGCCGCCAACGCCGGCATCTTCGCTCCGCAGGGGGCGGCGATCGCAGCCAATGCCGCTGGCGACGTGTGCGTGCTGACCGTCGGCAACCCCGCCAACACGAACGCGCTCATCGCCGCGGCCGCGGCCGACGGCATCCCTTCCGAGCGGTTCAGCGCCCTCACCCGCCTGGACCACGACCGCGCAGTGGGCCAGCTCTCCGCTGCGCTGGACGTCGGCCCCGCGGCGCTGCAGGGCGTCACCATCTGGGGCAACCACTCCGCCACGCAGTTCCCCGACGTCGCCCACGCCACGGTCGACGGCGAACCAGTGCTCGCCGCTCTCGCCGAGAAGCTGGGAGGGGCGGATGCCGCCGCGGCCTGGCTCGACGACGTGTTCATCCCCCGGGTCGCCCGGCGCGGGGCGGAGATCATCGAGGTGCGCGGGTCGTCGTCGGTGGCGTCGGCCGCGAACGCCGCAATCGCGCACGTGCGCGATGAGGCGCTCGGCACCGGCGCGGGGTGGACGTCGGCGGCCCTGGTGTCCCGCGGCGAGTACGGCGTGCCCGAGGGGATCGTCTGCTCGTTCCCGGTGACCAGCGACGGTTCGGGCTACCGCGTCGTGGAGGGGCTGCTCCTCGACGAGCGCGCACAGGCGCGGCTGCAGGCGTCCGTCGCCGAGCTCGTCGCCGAGCGCGAGGCGGTGCGGGAGCTCACGGGCGCCTGA